Proteins from a genomic interval of Gammaproteobacteria bacterium:
- the dapF gene encoding diaminopimelate epimerase: protein MKLRFAKMHGLGNDFAVIDAINQHFEPRPELVRRWADRYDGIGFDQMLIVEKPDNHAAAFKYRIFNADGGEVAQCGNGARCFARFVREQGLTTLDVIPVETSSGLLKLEAIDTTRYRVDMGIPRFDPAEIPLRAERRQDLYQTDYEGHEISFSAMSIGNPHMVIQVDDVDTAGVETMGPHFEANLLFPDSVNVGFMQILARDTFKLRVFERGVGETRACGSGACAAMVAGVQLGLLEPVAKAVLVGGELKLEWQGDANPVMMTGETAMVYQGEINYE, encoded by the coding sequence GTGAAATTGAGATTTGCGAAGATGCACGGTCTCGGTAACGATTTTGCCGTTATCGATGCGATCAACCAGCATTTTGAACCGCGCCCCGAACTGGTGAGGCGTTGGGCCGACCGCTACGATGGCATCGGTTTTGATCAAATGCTGATCGTTGAAAAACCCGATAACCACGCCGCTGCATTCAAGTACCGGATCTTTAACGCCGATGGCGGCGAAGTCGCGCAATGCGGTAATGGCGCGCGCTGTTTCGCGCGCTTCGTGCGTGAACAGGGTCTGACCACGCTCGACGTTATCCCGGTGGAAACGAGCTCGGGCCTGTTGAAACTCGAAGCGATCGATACGACCCGTTACCGCGTCGATATGGGCATTCCGCGATTTGACCCGGCCGAAATTCCATTGCGGGCAGAGCGACGGCAGGATCTCTACCAGACCGATTACGAGGGCCATGAAATCAGTTTCAGCGCAATGTCGATCGGAAATCCGCACATGGTTATCCAGGTTGACGATGTAGATACCGCGGGCGTAGAGACCATGGGACCCCATTTCGAGGCAAACCTGTTATTCCCCGACAGCGTGAACGTCGGCTTTATGCAGATCCTTGCGCGCGATACTTTCAAATTGCGCGTTTTCGAGCGCGGCGTGGGTGAAACCCGCGCTTGCGGCAGTGGCGCCTGTGCCGCGATGGTTGCCGGGGTGCAGCTCGGCCTGCTGGAACCGGTCGCAAAAGCGGTGCTAGTAGGCGGCGAACTCAAACTGGAATGGCAAGGTGACGCAAACCCCGTTATGATGACGGGCGAAACGGCTATGGTTTATCAGGGCGAAATCAATTATGAGTGA